From the genome of Methanofollis sp. UBA420:
CGAAAGACTCCCTCTTCCGCCTGAAGTCGGCGATCGCCTTCTCGTCAAGGCTGTCCTCGACGATCCTGATCACCTCCATGTCGATGATATAGACAAGGGTGACCTTTGCGCCTTCATAACTCGAAAGAGTCTCGTACAGGGCGGGTGGGATCTCCTTCACGAAATAATCCAGAGGCATGAGGATGGACGAGACCTCGGGAACGACCATCTCCTCCTCGGTGAGGAGGAACTCCCTGTACTCCCTAGCGACCGCTTCATATCGTGTCCCGGCCACGTCCTTGAACTTGCGCTGCAATAATGAAGTGAAATACCCCATCGTGATCTCATCAATGGTGCGGTCGGGATTTATTAACACTTTCCCGGAGGCAGGAGCGGCCCTACCAGACTACGGGCCGGTCCAGTTTCTCCCGGCAGGAAGAACAGAGCGTCATTTTCTTCCTGTCGAGTTCGGAGAGGGTGGCCGGTTTGAACATGACGCACTCGGGGTCGCGGCAGTGGTCGAGCCCGAAGAGGTGGCCGATCTCGTGGGCGCCTTCCTTTGCCGCCCTGTCGGCGAGGTCGTCGAAGTCATCTGTCCTCCCGTAGAAGCCGTTGCCCAGCCTGGCAATAGAAAGGACGGCGCACCCGGTCTGCGGGCGGGCAAGGCCGAAGACAAAATCGCAGTCGCCGACAAAGAGGTCATGGGTGACGACAAGGAGTGCGGGGCCGGCATATTCTCCCATCTTTTTCATGAACAGGAGACGGCCGAGGACGGCGCCAGCGTCGTACTGGTTTCTTTCAGGGTGGTAACCGTTGATCAGGGCCTCGGCAGCGGCGTTATCGACCGGCATGCCGAGGATCATCTCGATGCGCCTGGCCGTCGGCATCTGGAGGCCTGAGGGCACCTGATGATCCCATATAATCGTGACACCCATGGTACCTAGATCATCGTGGCATGTGAGTATAAACGTATTGAATCCTTAATCGGGGCTTATCTCTCGAAAAATTACCGGGACGTCATCGAGATCGGGATCGGCAGGAACACCGATGTCGCCGCGGCCTGCGCACGGGCGGGCCTCCGGGTCAGGGCCACGGACATCAGACCGGTCCCGCCTGTCGAGGGAGTGGAGGGCCGGGTGGATGACGTCTTCGCACCCGACCTCCCCTGGTACAGGGGTGCCGACCTCGTCTATGCGGTGCGGCCGGGCGTGGAGATGGTGCCCTCGATGATCGATCTTGCCCGGGCAATCGGCTGCGACCTCATCGTCTACCACCTGGGCAACGAGATCTACCTGGACGGCGGGGAGTCCATCGACTGCGGCGTGGTCCTCCACAGGTACGTGCGGGCCTGAGGGGGGGTCAGGGTCACAAAGTCACCAGGAGAATATACGTGAGCGATGGAGGCCTCTGAGTGTGGAAAATATTCGGCTCTGGAGAAACCCTCAGGATCGGATCGATGTCTTCCCCATGATTTCACAGAATAGATGTGGATCCGCCGCCTTCCCCACGCTCTCCGCCGGGGGACTTACGCCCCCAGACCCCCGATCTTAGGATAGGACGGGGAAGGATAAACCCTGCACGCAGGGGTCTGCCATCCACTCTCCTATCATAACAGTGGGGGGGGTGAAAATCCCTGAACCTTCCCAAGGTCATGATAGACGGAGAAACGGCGAGGGCGCGTGTTCCCCCCCGCTGCCCGATCGTGACGACGTCCTGTCAGAAGGAGTCGAAGAGAGTGGCCTGGGTGACGACAGGTTTCCGCTCTTCCTCCTCCGCGGGCGGGTCCTCCTTGACGGGTGCCGCGGGGGTCTCCTCTTTTTTCGCTTCTTTCTTCTTTTTTGGTTTTTCGGCCGCCTTTAGATCCTTGATGACCGTCTTCGCCCGTTCTTTATCGTGGATGAAGAAGTTCAGTTCGTCGGCGTCAAGGGCGAGTTCCCGCACGACCGGTTCGGGGTTCTCCTCCACGAGGAGGGTGATCAGGGTGAGGTACTCCTCCCTGATGGTGTGCTGGGGGAGGGCAAGGGAGCGGGAGAGTTTCTGCATCACCGACTCGCGCACCGCCTTCCCCTTCTTCGCGCCCCCCATCTTCCGCCAGCGGGCCGGAGGCATGATCCTGTCATGGACGCCGGCGCCGTCCGCCGCCACCTTGACGCCGAGGGTCATCATGGCACTGGCATATCTCCAGAGCATGTAGTACTGGCGGCGGTTGGTGAGGCCGAGCCACTCGTCGGCACGCGAGAGGGGGGCATATGCCCGTGCCACGGCCTTCCCGTCCTTCATCGCCGGCAGGTTCCCCTCGATCCACTGGACCACGGTGTCGGGGGTGTCCTCCACCTGCCTGGCCTTCGCCATGAGGTCATAGTCTGGTTTTCCCGAAAAGATGGCGGCGACCAGGTCGAAGATCGTCGAACGCTCGTCCTTCTGCGAGGTGGAGACGTCGCCTGCCTCGATCCTCTCCCTGCCCGCGCCCGCGGCGCAGAGCATGTTGACGGCCGCACGCAGGTCCCCGCCTGCGCTCCCGGCGATCTCCAGCAGGGCGTCCTCGCTGCAGGAAAGGCCCTCTGACTGGCAGATCTCCCGCAGCCGCGGGACGATGGACCTGGCCTGGACGGCCCTGAACTGGACGGGTTCGCCGAGGGCCTTGACCTCCCTAGCGATGCCGTAGAGGTCGTTGGCGATGAGGACGATCGGCTGGCGGGAGTTTTTGATGATATCGATGATCGCCCGCGCCCCGCCGCGGTCGGCCGTGCCATGGAGGTTGTCGGCCTCGTCGAGGAGGATAAGTTTCCTTTCTGCGCCAAGGAGGCTTGCGGTCGCGCTCGACGTGCCGGCGATACGGTCGAGTGCGGCCTTCGTCCGTTGGTCGCTGGCATTGAGTTCGACAATCTCCCAGCCCATGTCGTGGGCGAGGGCGTGGGCGCTGGACGTCTTTCCCACACCGGGCTTCCCGTAGAGGATGAGGGGGGGGCTCCCCCTCGTCCACGACCTCGCCCATTCGTAGATCTGCCGCACGGCAGGGGCGTTTCCGACAAGGTCCTGCAGGGTCCGCGGTCGGTATTTCTCGGTCCAGTCCATATGCAGGATCATAGGGGGGATGATCTCAAATATGCACTGGTGGGACGGCGACACCCCGCTAGCCGGTGCTTTCTGAAAACAATCAAATACATTATCTTTGATGAAACAGAGTACCTACTAGCAGCTGAAAGGATGTTGATGTTATCGTGGTAGACAACTGTTCCCCTGATGCGGTCGCCAGATCGATCCGGGAATATGAGGGGGTGACGAGAAAGCGCGGCATCGGCGAGCTTATCGAATGCCTCAGGATCAACGAACAGCCTAATGTTGTCGCATCCTTCGGGGAAGACGCAGCGGTGATCCGTCAGGACGACCTGGCCCTCCTCCTTGCGGCAGACGGCATCTGGAGCAAACTCATGGAGGCCGACCCCTTCTGGGCCGGGTACTGCGCGGTGCTCGTGAACGTCCATGACATCGCCGCCATGGGCGGCACACCCCTCGCCATGGTCGACGTCCTCTCTTTCAAGAACGGCGAACTCAGGAACGAGGTGACGAAGGGTATGCAGGCGGCGTCCCGCCAGTTCGGCGTGCCGATCGTGGGCGGGCACCTCCACCCTGACACGCCCTATTCTGTCATCGATGTCGCCATTCTCGGGTCGATGCAGATCGACGACGTGATCTATTCGAGCAATGCCCGGACCGGCGACCGTGTCGTCGCTGCGATCGACCTGGACGGCCGGGTCCACCCCTCCTGCATGGCGAACTGGGACTCGGTGACGATGAAGTCGGACGAGACGGTGCGCAGGCAGATCCATGTGATGCAGGAACTCGCCCAGAGGCATCTCGTGACCGCAGGAAAGGATATTTCGAACCCCGGCCTCATCGGCACGCTGGGCATGCTCCTCGAAGTCTCGCGGAAGGGTGCGGAGCTCGAACTTGAGGCGATCCCGCGGCCAGACCTGAAGGCCCATGATCTCAGCTTCGAGCAGTGGGTCAGGATGTATCCCGGAATGGGTTTCATCCTCACCTGCCCTGACGAGAACACGGAGGAGGTCTGCCGTCTCTTCGAAGAGACGGGGATGACGGCCCGGCCGATCGGGTGGGTGAATGACTCCAGTTCCCTGTCGGTGTCGTACGAGGGGGCCACCACCTCTGTCTTCGACCTGAAGCAGGATGGGATCATGCGGATCATCGACACGGCAAAACTGGTATGATCATCGGTATCGGTGTCGAGGGGAACCCGGAAAAGGTGGCGCGGACAACGGCGCGCGTGGGAGACCGGGTGCGGCTCGTCTGTTACTGCCGGCCGGGCGTGATGGCCGGACATGAGGCCGAATGCCGGGAGAGCGACTGTCCTGAAGAGGCGCTCGTCGCCGACCTGATGGCAGGGAGGGTCGACGGTGCGGTGCGGGGAACTCTCCCGGCCAACGAAACCCTCAGGTGCCTGAAAAGGGCCTGCCATACCGACCACCTGGAGAGGGTGGCACTCCTGGAGACGGCTGACGGGGTGCAGTTCCTCCTCGCCCCGGTGGGCGTGGACGAGGGCTGGACGGTCGCAGAAAAACTCGCCTTCGTGACGAAGGCACGGGAGATTGCCAGATCATTCGGCCTCTCCGAGCGCGTTGCGGTCCTCTCGGGCGGGAGGTTCGGCGATGTCGGCCGCCACCCCGCGGTCGACAGGTCCCTTGCCGATGCCGAACTCGTGGCCCGCCTCGGCAACGCGGAGCACTGCGAGATCCTGATCGAGGAGGCGGTCAGGCGGTGCGGGGTGATCATCGCCCCAGACGGGATATCGGGGAACCTGATCTTCCGCACGCTGACGTTCCTCGGGAAGGGGTCCGGGCATGGGGCGCCGGTGGTCAATATCGACAGAATTTTCGTGGATACCTCGCGCGCCTCTCCCGACTACACGAGTGCTGTTCTCCTCGCCGCGTCGATGGGCGATGGGAATAAAAGAGATATTTGACCTTTTTTTTCAATAATAATCGATTAAATTGATTATTTATTTTGGAGCACGATCTGCGATGCAAAATCCACCTCCCCAATAAATCCCCCCCCAAACACCCATCGAAAGCCTTTCCTGCGGCATCGTTACGAAATGTTTAAATAGTCTTCGAGAAACTGATAATTTAGAGGTAATTAGACATGGCAGACTTACCTATTGCAGCGGTTGTCAGAATCGCCAAGAAGAACGGTGCTGAGAGAGTTGGAAGCGATGCAGCTGCGGCCCTTGTCGCAAAGGCTGAGGCCTACATCGCCAACCTGACCAAGGAAGCAAACCGCCTTGCCCAGCACGCTGGCCGCAAGACGATCAAGGAAGAGGATGTTGAACTCGCGGCAAAGTCCGCCTGAGTTCTCCCTCTTTTCTCGTAGTCTCTATTCCTCGAAACCCCGGATGCGGGGTCTTTTGTATCGGTCTTCGGTCTTCCTCGAATGCTGTCGGGAGAGCGTGCGCTCCGACACACACTGCGAGTGCGGATGAACCGGACGACGATCTGGCGCGACGGGATCCAGGACAGAGACTGAAGACTCTTGATCAAAGAAAAAAAGATCTGGAAAATTCCTGTGCCGGGGGGCTGCCGTTCGAAAACCTACGGTTACCGGCAAATCAAAGATCTGTCAGAACAGGAAAATGCTCTGCATTTTCCGCTTTCTCAAGCTCGCTTTGCTCGCACTCCCCACCCCCTGTCATTAGGATAGGGACAAGTTGGTTATTTCCCTCCTCTGAATATCCTGTTCTGTCTTCCCGGGTTCTATCCTAAGTAGGGGGTCCGGGGGTGAAACCCCCGGTGGACTGTATGGGGAAGGCAGCGGATCCGCACGTTCCCTCATGGGATCAGGGAGTTACATTGACCCGAGCACGGGGTTTGCCATGAAACACTCGTCATGCAGTATGCCTGAGACATTCTCTCGACTCATGCCCGATTCTCCAGAGTCGAAAAAGGGATCTCCGACACACCACCGACAGTCAGGGCCCATAGCAGTCAGACCGGCGCCACTGACGCACACAGAGCCTCGCAAATCGTCTTCGCTGCAGGTTCTGGTGGAAACCACGGGGCAGATGGCAAAACGGCAGGAAACGCCATCTGCATGCGGCAAAAAAGAAAGTGGTGTCGGAGACTTACAGCGTGCCCTTGGTGCTCGGCACGTCGCCGCTCCGTCGCAGGTCGACTGCCACGGCCTTTGCGAGGGCGATGCCGAATGCTTTGAAGATCGCCTCGGCCATGTGGTGATCGTTCCGGCCATAGAAGTTGATATGGGCCGTGACCCCGGCGCGGGTGCAGAGGCTATAGAAGAAGTGCTCGAAGAGGGTCGTGTCGATCCCGCCGACCGCGGGGCTGTTGAAGTCGCCGGTGAAGACCAGATAGCCCCTACCGCCGACGTCGATCGCGACACTGGCAAGGGCCTCGTCCATCGGGATGGCGGCGTCGGCAAAACGGGTGATCCCGGCGCCTTCCCCCACCGCCTCCTT
Proteins encoded in this window:
- a CDS encoding universal stress protein — encoded protein: MGYFTSLLQRKFKDVAGTRYEAVAREYREFLLTEEEMVVPEVSSILMPLDYFVKEIPPALYETLSSYEGAKVTLVYIIDMEVIRIVEDSLDEKAIADFRRKRESFGESLLTRAIASLEGAGLTVTSRMFAGKKFDNILELMQESDLIAVSKKYGSQTTEIAPLSSVTLRLAQMANIPIIVY
- a CDS encoding archaemetzincin family Zn-dependent metalloprotease translates to MGVTIIWDHQVPSGLQMPTARRIEMILGMPVDNAAAEALINGYHPERNQYDAGAVLGRLLFMKKMGEYAGPALLVVTHDLFVGDCDFVFGLARPQTGCAVLSIARLGNGFYGRTDDFDDLADRAAKEGAHEIGHLFGLDHCRDPECVMFKPATLSELDRKKMTLCSSCREKLDRPVVW
- a CDS encoding UPF0146 family protein, yielding MACEYKRIESLIGAYLSKNYRDVIEIGIGRNTDVAAACARAGLRVRATDIRPVPPVEGVEGRVDDVFAPDLPWYRGADLVYAVRPGVEMVPSMIDLARAIGCDLIVYHLGNEIYLDGGESIDCGVVLHRYVRA
- a CDS encoding replication factor C large subunit gives rise to the protein MDWTEKYRPRTLQDLVGNAPAVRQIYEWARSWTRGSPPLILYGKPGVGKTSSAHALAHDMGWEIVELNASDQRTKAALDRIAGTSSATASLLGAERKLILLDEADNLHGTADRGGARAIIDIIKNSRQPIVLIANDLYGIAREVKALGEPVQFRAVQARSIVPRLREICQSEGLSCSEDALLEIAGSAGGDLRAAVNMLCAAGAGRERIEAGDVSTSQKDERSTIFDLVAAIFSGKPDYDLMAKARQVEDTPDTVVQWIEGNLPAMKDGKAVARAYAPLSRADEWLGLTNRRQYYMLWRYASAMMTLGVKVAADGAGVHDRIMPPARWRKMGGAKKGKAVRESVMQKLSRSLALPQHTIREEYLTLITLLVEENPEPVVRELALDADELNFFIHDKERAKTVIKDLKAAEKPKKKKEAKKEETPAAPVKEDPPAEEEERKPVVTQATLFDSF
- a CDS encoding methanogenesis marker 2 protein, whose translation is MVDNCSPDAVARSIREYEGVTRKRGIGELIECLRINEQPNVVASFGEDAAVIRQDDLALLLAADGIWSKLMEADPFWAGYCAVLVNVHDIAAMGGTPLAMVDVLSFKNGELRNEVTKGMQAASRQFGVPIVGGHLHPDTPYSVIDVAILGSMQIDDVIYSSNARTGDRVVAAIDLDGRVHPSCMANWDSVTMKSDETVRRQIHVMQELAQRHLVTAGKDISNPGLIGTLGMLLEVSRKGAELELEAIPRPDLKAHDLSFEQWVRMYPGMGFILTCPDENTEEVCRLFEETGMTARPIGWVNDSSSLSVSYEGATTSVFDLKQDGIMRIIDTAKLV
- the mtxX gene encoding methanogenesis marker protein Mmp4/MtxX — translated: MIIGIGVEGNPEKVARTTARVGDRVRLVCYCRPGVMAGHEAECRESDCPEEALVADLMAGRVDGAVRGTLPANETLRCLKRACHTDHLERVALLETADGVQFLLAPVGVDEGWTVAEKLAFVTKAREIARSFGLSERVAVLSGGRFGDVGRHPAVDRSLADAELVARLGNAEHCEILIEEAVRRCGVIIAPDGISGNLIFRTLTFLGKGSGHGAPVVNIDRIFVDTSRASPDYTSAVLLAASMGDGNKRDI
- a CDS encoding histone family protein is translated as MADLPIAAVVRIAKKNGAERVGSDAAAALVAKAEAYIANLTKEANRLAQHAGRKTIKEEDVELAAKSA
- the hisB gene encoding imidazoleglycerol-phosphate dehydratase HisB, which produces MRTGEVRRETKETKIDLSIELDGESGADIATGLPFMDHMLNSFARHGGFGLSVRAKGDLEVDAHHLVEDLGIVLGAALKEAVGEGAGITRFADAAIPMDEALASVAIDVGGRGYLVFTGDFNSPAVGGIDTTLFEHFFYSLCTRAGVTAHINFYGRNDHHMAEAIFKAFGIALAKAVAVDLRRSGDVPSTKGTL